The genomic stretch AAGTTGAAGACCTATGGGACGTGGTGCAGCCAACCCCGAATGCCGACGGAAGTTTTCCTGTAGTGGATGCGAGAAAGGATAAAATTGTGCGAGGTAAAATTATTTTACTGATCGATCCGGTGAATTATATCTACGTCCAGGAAGTGAAAACGGCGCGTGAAGTTTGGGAAAAGCTGACCAACACCTTCGAGGACACAGGATTGACCCGCCAGTGGGCACTTTTGCACAAGCTCATTATGACAAATTTGAATAGCTGCGGTTCAATGGAGGCATACGTGAATCGAATGATTTCAACAGCACATCAATTAAATAGAATTGGGTTCCCGCTAAACGATAAGTGGATTGGCATGTTGCTGCTGGCTGGACTACCCCAGGAATATCGCCCGATGGTAATGGGCCTGGAAAATTCTGGAATCGAAATAACAGGTGACATTATCAAGACCAAGTTGCTCCAGGAGACGGATTTATCGGTGGTAACTATGGGATCAGCGTTTATTTCGGCGAAGAAAAAAACGAATGGTTTTCATAGCAACACGAACAACAGTCATTGTAATACAAACTACAGTTTTAACAACGCAAACATTGGCCATGGCCATGCATACACAAACTCGAAAGGTAAAGGACCGAAATGCAGACGATGTGAGAAATTTGTTCATATTGCGagaaattgtcaagcaaaagaACCAGCAAAACGCAGCGGTCCAGACAGAAAAGGGATGCTATCTGCACCGTGTTGTCAGTACGAGATTCAGACACGGACGACTGGTATTTTGATTCAGGTTCTGCCAAGCATCTTACCAACAACAAGCAATTGTTGGAGAACTTGCGTGAAGCGGATGGTAGTATATACGCGGCAAACAAGGGTGTAATGAAAATTGTTGCGGAAGGGTCTACCAGGCTTAAGCCCACTTGTAATTCAGAAACGATAGAAGTTCGAAATGTAGAACTAATTCCTGAGTTAGCAGTGAATCTACTGTCAGTAGGTAAGATTGTTGACCAAGGCCACACAGTTGTTTTCAAAAAGTCTGGGTGCGAAGTGGTAAATCCCagcggtaaaattattgctaCTGGATGCCGAACAAACGAATTAAATAGGCTAGAGCAGAAAAACTCTAAGACGCTTGCGTGTTCAACTCGAGCAACAGCAAAGTTGTGGCATCGACGGATGGGACATCTCAGTTCCGGATCTTTAGTTAAACTTGGAAAAGGATTAGCTGTTGGTATCAACTACGACGCAGTGGATTGTGGAAGCTGCAAAATTTGCGCCATTGGAAAACAAACGAGATTACCGTTTAACCATGTTGGATCACGGGCGAATGATGAACTGGAACTCGTTCACTCGCACATTTGTGGGCCAATGGAAGAAACTTCATTGGGAGGTGCTCGTTACTATCTGTCATTTACAGACGATAAAACTCGTAAAATTTTCGTCTATTTTTTGCGAAGCAAGGCACAAGAGGGAGTACTGcagaaattcaaagattttCGTAACATGGTCTTAAGACAGAGTGGTAAACAGTTGAAGGTGCTTAGAACGGATAATGGCTGGGAGTTCAAAAATAAGAGCTTTGAGAATTGTTTAAAACAATTAGGCATCCGGCATCAGACTTCAACGGAATACACTCCCGAACAGAATGGACTCGCTGAACGTGTCAATCGGACCGTGTTGGAACGAGCAAGGTGCATGCTATACGAAGCAAAGCTGCCGAAAACATTTTGGGCAGAAGCTGTAGCAACAGCAGTTTACCTCATTAATAGATCACCAACTAAAGGTATCGACACAACACCAGAAGAAGCTTGGACAAAACGGAAACCGAATCTGTCCCACGTTCGAATTTTTGGTACGACTGTAATGGCGCATATTCCAAAGCAGAAACGTCAAAAATGGGACCAAAAGGCTGAAGAGTGCGTGTTAACTGGTTATGACGACGAAAAAAAAGCATACCGCTTGTATAacttgaaaacaaaaacagtcaTCAGAAGCCGTGATGTAACTTTTATCGACGACGGAATCGATGAGCGTGAAATGATAACAGTACTTAGACCAAAGGGTACAGAGCGAAACTATGTTCAGCTGGATTTCACAATGCCAGATGATGAAGTTAATCCCGAAACACCAGAAAATGATGATCATGACGAGAGAGAAAATGATGAAATTATTTCAAGTGATGAATCATTCGAGGATGCTGCTGACACTGTAACAGACCCTACGATCCCACCACAACAAATTTCAAAACCGCCTAAATCACAGGCGTTGAGGCAAAGTGGTAGGGAGCGCTTTCTTGCAGGCAAGTATAAAGATTAAAAATTGGAGACCAAAGGATTGCCGTCTTTAAAATTTACAGATAATCAAAAAACGATCTCGTCTGTACAAATAACCGAGGAATCCGCTGCGCCCTCATCGTTTTCAAATCAAAGACCTACTAGCAATTTGTTGCAAGAAGGGTTGATGCTCTGCGATGGAGGGCGCCTGCCCCAAGGCAAGTATTTAAATAATGTTGTTGGAAGTACCGAGTCTGGTGTCTGTTTTCAACAGTCAATTTTGGAAGATCCTGCCACGCATCAAGAAGCACTGTCCCATGATGATGCGGAACGCTGGAAGCAAGCAATGAAGGAGGAGTACGAGGCCCTCATATCAAATGACACGTGGACATTTGCTGATCTACCAAAAGGACGCAAAGCAATCAAATGTAAATGGGTGTACCGCACAAAGCTAGATGGTAGCGGCAATATTGATCGGTATAAAGCAGGATTGGTGATAAAAGGATACTCGCAGAGAAAGGGGGTGGATTATGAAGACACCTACGCCCCAGTTGTCCGTCACAGTTCTTTGCGGTATCTCTTTTCATTAGCAGCACGATGGAATCTACAGATCGATCAAATGGATGCTATCACTGCTTTTCTCCAGGGTAATCTTTCGGAAGAAATTTACATGGAGCAACCCCCTTGTTTTATAGATGCACAAAATCAAACCAAGGTCCTCCGTCTGAATAAGGCGCTTTAAGGTTTAAAGCAATCTAGTCGAGTCTGGAATACAAAGTTGAACACTGCGCTTCGAAAATTTGGCCTCGAGTGCACCGTGTATGACCCCTGTGTATACTACAAGATTAGAGAAGATAAAGTACTGTTCGTAGCGGTATACGTGGACGATGTTATCAGTTTTACAAACTGCAAGTCctggaaaaatgaaataaaagctAAGTTGAATCAGGAGTTCAAAATGAAGGACATGGGCTCGATTAAACACGCTCTGGGAATTCGAATTATGAAAACTGATGATATGATTACTCTGGACCAGGAAACGTACGTTAAATCGGTATTAAGCAGATTCAATATGATGGATTGTAAGCCAGTGAACACGCCAATGAACGTAAGCGAAAAGTTAACGCAGGCAATGTGTCCGTCAACTGCGGAAGAAACCGAAGCTATGAAGGGCATACCGTATCGAGAAGCTGTAGGATGTCTTATGTACTTGGCCCAAAGTACACGTCCAGATATATGTTACGCTGTAAACATTTTGAGCCGTTTCAATTCCAATCCTGGTGAAAGGCACTGGAACGCAGTGAAACATTTATTGCGCTATTTGAAAGGCACATCGCAGCATTGTTTAACGTACCGTCGAAATAGAAACCCGACTATACAAGGGTTTGCTGATGCGGATTGGGCATCTAACGATGAGGACCGGAAATCAACTACTGGCTACGTATTTACAGCTCAAGGAGGAGCAATTTCATGGAGCAGCAAGCGACAGCAGACCGTTGCTCTCTCAGCTTGCGAAGCCGAATATATGGCAATGTCGGCTGCAGTGCAGGAGGCGTTTTGGTGGAAGCGACTGCAgggtttatttg from Wyeomyia smithii strain HCP4-BCI-WySm-NY-G18 chromosome 3, ASM2978416v1, whole genome shotgun sequence encodes the following:
- the LOC129730329 gene encoding uncharacterized protein LOC129730329 yields the protein MQNQLAIERLIGRENWRTCKFAVKTYLEVEDLWDVVQPTPNADGSFPVVDARKDKIVRGKIILLIDPVNYIYVQEVKTAREVWEKLTNTFEDTGLTRQWALLHKLIMTNLNSCGSMEAYVNRMISTAHQLNRIGFPLNDKWIGMLLLAGLPQEYRPMVMGLENSGIEITGDIIKTKLLQETDLSVVTMGSAFISAKKKTNGFHSNTNNSHCNTNYSFNNANIGHGHAYTNSKGKGPKCRRCEKFVHIARNCQAKEPAKRSGPDRKGMLSAPCCQYEIQTRTTGILIQVLPSILPTTSNCWRTCVKRMVVYTRQTRV